A stretch of Solea senegalensis isolate Sse05_10M linkage group LG10, IFAPA_SoseM_1, whole genome shotgun sequence DNA encodes these proteins:
- the pdp2 gene encoding pyruvate dehydrogenase [acetyl-transferring]-phosphatase 2, mitochondrial isoform X2, with amino-acid sequence MPGRVYASVLQRASSYTLPPTSTPCQYAVLSAFYCPKPRQAFPCHSSSWSTFRSQHLHYSDEPGHWSQRKQHFSTHQDLAFHLNRVQVNSILRSNEQVVSVPEFDSWGLSTVTRFDSNQLAANIPNEDRRSAATCLHSEGMLFGVFDGHGGAACAQAVSERLLYYIAVSMMPRKTLEKLEKCMEHGRPIPPILQWYKHHADINYRESASLYINHLRVFWQELLESEEHAEGMSPAEALDRAFKRLDSDISLEAQVPLSNDLMKNTAIQVAFAGCTACVAHIGTDSIHLANTGDCRAVMGVQEEDGSWSALLLSDDHNSQNQDEVERIKAQHPTSERDTVITDDRLLGVLMPLRAFGDMRFKWSCELQQSILSGLESRVDVDSLNLYQYSLPNYLTPPYLDVTPDIKYHKLRPQDRFLILATDGLWDELGSEEAVRLVGEHLSGIHLQAPVSRSERQVKLGQMLELLMKRRARAAPAVDTNAATHLIRHAVGTGEYGELCQEKLSSMLALPEDLARMYRDDITVTVVFLNSDLARPHHR; translated from the exons ACCAACGTCTACCCCATGTCAG TATGCTGTGCTTTCAGCATTTTACTGCCCCAAACCTCGACAAGCCTTCCCTTGTCACTCTTCATCCTGGAGCACCTTCAGATCACAGCACCTGCACTACAGTGATGAGCCAGGACACTGGTCTCAGAGAAAGCAACACTTCTCCACTCATCAAGATCTAGCCTTTCATCTCAACCGGGTCCAAGTCAACAGTATTCTACGATCTAATGAGCAG GTTGTGAGTGTGCCAGAGTTTGACAGCTGGGGACTCAGTACTGTGACCAGATTTGACAGTAACCAGCTCGCTGCTAACATACCTAATGAAGACCGTCGTAGTGCAGCCACCTGCCTACAC TCAGAGGGTATGCTCTTTGGAGTGTTTGATGGCCACGGGGGAGCGGCATGCGCTCAGGCCGTCAGTGAGCGACTGCTGTACTACATAGCAGTATCAATGATGCCAAGGAAGACCTTGGAGAAGCTTGAGAAGTGCATGGAGCACGGCAGGCCTATTCCACCAATTTTGCAGTGGTACAAGCACCATGCAGACATAAACTATCGTGAGTCAGCTTCGCTCTACATCAACCACCTCAGAGTTTTCTGGCAAGAATTACTGGAAAGTGAAGAACATGCTGAGGGCATGAG CCCTGCTGAAGCTCTGGACCGGGCTTTCAAACGCCTGGACTCTGATATCTCCTTGGAGGCTCAAGTCCCTCTTTCCAATGACCTGATGAAAAACACGGCCATCCAG GTGGCGTTTGCCGGTTGCACTGCCTGCGTGGCCCACATTGGCACAGACTCGATTCACCTGGCAAACACCGGTGACTGCCGTGCGGTGATGGGGGTTCAGGAGGAGGACGGTTCGTGGAGCGCTTTACTGCTGTCCGACGACCATAACTCACAAAACCAGGATGAGGTGGAACGAATCAAAGCCCAGCATCCAACCTCGGAAAGAGACACGGTTATCACAGACGACAGGCTGCTTGGG GTTCTGATGCCCCTTCGTGCATTTGGTGACATGAGGTTCAAGTGGAGCTGTGAGCTGCAGCAAAGCATTTTATCCGGCCTGGAATCTCGAGTGGATGTGGACTCTCTCAACCTGTACCAGTATTCTCTACCCAACTACCTAACTCCACCCTACCTGGACGTGACGCCTGACATAAAGTATCACAAACTTCGACCTCAGGACCGCTTCTTGATCCTCGCCACTGACGGGCTGTGGGATGAACTCGGCAGTGAGGAGGCTGTGCGGCTGGTTGGAGAACACCTGAGTGGGATTCACCTACAG GCTCCAGTTTCTCGGTCTGAGCGACAGGTGAAGTTGGGTCAGATGCTTGAACTCCTAATGAAACGTCGAGCTCGCGCTGCTCCTGCCGTGGACACCAACGCTGCCACACATCTCATCAGACACGCAGTGGGAACAGGAGAGTACGGAGAGCTGTGCCAGGAGAAATTGTCCTCCATGCTGGCTCTGCCTGAGGACCTCGCTCGCATGTACAGAGACGACatcactgtgactgtggtgtttctgaactctgacctggccagacctcaccaccgctaa